In Bacteroidales bacterium, the following are encoded in one genomic region:
- a CDS encoding toxin-antitoxin system YwqK family antitoxin, whose product MKQWFVLLFTYFLGILCMSQTIVNINTYDKQGRKHGYWEKKKNDKIVYKGKFIHGIPVDTFLYFYPTGKIKSVMIYSDSGKKAKATFYSPSGTILSEGMYVRMNKEGLWKYYTEENKLASEIEYKNGKKNGRAVYYFPDGTIANIEHYVNDTLEGEYIRYYDNGNIHYKGNFSKNMRQGDFVFYYYNGQLSASGAYKDDLREGWWKLYDKDGKIILEAYYHQSDLVKKHVYQKDKDPEVLQQIDSELDLKARKEREEKKNQKIEDEE is encoded by the coding sequence ATGAAACAATGGTTTGTTCTATTGTTTACTTATTTTTTGGGTATTTTGTGCATGAGTCAAACAATTGTAAATATTAACACTTACGATAAGCAAGGTCGGAAACATGGTTATTGGGAAAAGAAAAAAAACGATAAAATAGTTTATAAGGGAAAATTTATTCATGGAATTCCTGTGGACACGTTTCTTTATTTTTACCCGACGGGAAAAATTAAGTCTGTTATGATCTATTCAGATAGTGGAAAAAAAGCAAAAGCAACTTTCTACAGTCCATCAGGTACTATATTAAGCGAGGGAATGTATGTTCGTATGAATAAGGAAGGCCTCTGGAAATACTATACCGAAGAAAATAAGCTAGCGAGCGAGATAGAATATAAAAACGGTAAAAAAAATGGGCGTGCTGTTTATTATTTTCCAGACGGAACCATAGCTAATATTGAACATTACGTAAATGATACGCTAGAGGGTGAATACATTAGATATTATGACAATGGTAACATTCATTATAAAGGCAATTTTTCAAAAAATATGCGACAAGGTGATTTTGTGTTTTATTATTACAATGGTCAATTAAGCGCATCAGGAGCATATAAAGATGATTTGCGCGAAGGTTGGTGGAAGCTTTACGATAAAGATGGAAAAATCATTCTTGAAGCTTATTATCATCAAAGTGATCTCGTTAAAAAACATGTTTATCAGAAAGATAAAGACCCGGAAGTATTGCAGCAAATAGATTCAGAACTTGATCTTAAAGCAAGAAAAGAACGTGAAGAAAAAAAGAATCAAAAAATAGAAGATGAAGAATAA
- a CDS encoding transglycosylase domain-containing protein encodes MKLNMHDFLWRNIPEHDKKRLRLLWLIYFVGFGLFILFFIGVYFGLLGPIPSFRQLENPETNLASEIYSSNGVLMGKFYVENRSNCEYKDLSPYLVQALIATEDIRFHRHAGIDVRGLMRVIFKTFIGGKESSGGGSTISQQLAKNLFKRPDDISFLELVTIKFREWMTAIKLERNYTKEEIIAMYLNTVDFGNQSFGIKSAAKTYFNKEPKDLSIEESALLIGMLQAPSRYNPIRNPENARKRRAVVLRQMEKYGFITKQQFDSLNKLPLLDTRKFQIQDHRTGIAPYFREYLRILMTANEPKREEFTNDYDYQLALKEWEENPLYGWCNKNKKPDGSPYNLYTDGLRIYTTIDTRMQKYAEEAIAEHLGKTLQNQFVREISRHPYAPFTGALNKKDVEKLIELSKKRSDRYLSMKRDGYTDEQIDSAFLTPIPMRVFSWRGEKDTTMSPLDSIKYYKWFLRAGFLAIEPQTGHVKAYVGGLNYKYFKYDHVTKSRRQVGSTFKPFVYATVFADGQFNPCSRVPLLPVTIDLGNGETWTPKNSGEVKEGEIVDLRYALAGSINWVSAYLMKNTSPEAVIRLARKMGIKSYIPPVYAICLGVPELTLYEMVSAQTTYANRGIYTEPIIVTRIEDKFGNVLAEFRPKHTEAMSEETAYMMVELMKGVVDYGTGGRIRTVYGIKYPVAGKTGTTDNNSDGWFMGITPGLVAGCWVGGEDMQIHFLSTALGQGANMALPVWAIFMKKVYNDRSLNIPTSDFEKPARLRVDLDCVSEKKSPEKPNKNKSKDIFQ; translated from the coding sequence ATGAAATTAAATATGCATGATTTTTTATGGAGGAACATACCGGAACATGACAAAAAAAGACTAAGACTTTTGTGGTTGATATACTTTGTGGGTTTTGGTTTATTCATTCTTTTTTTTATTGGTGTTTATTTTGGACTTCTTGGACCCATACCTTCCTTCAGACAGTTGGAAAATCCCGAAACCAACCTTGCTAGTGAAATATATAGTTCCAATGGTGTTTTGATGGGAAAATTCTATGTAGAGAATAGATCCAATTGTGAATACAAAGATTTGAGTCCATATTTAGTACAGGCTCTTATAGCTACAGAAGATATTAGGTTCCATCGACATGCAGGCATTGATGTGAGGGGTTTGATGAGAGTAATATTTAAAACATTTATTGGGGGAAAAGAAAGTAGTGGTGGTGGAAGCACCATTTCTCAACAATTAGCAAAAAACCTTTTCAAAAGACCCGATGATATATCTTTTCTGGAGCTTGTAACCATTAAATTCCGTGAATGGATGACAGCTATAAAACTTGAGAGAAACTATACCAAAGAGGAAATTATTGCAATGTATCTGAATACTGTGGATTTTGGCAATCAAAGTTTTGGAATCAAGTCGGCAGCTAAAACTTATTTTAATAAAGAACCTAAGGACCTCTCTATTGAAGAAAGTGCTTTGCTTATTGGTATGCTTCAAGCTCCTTCACGCTATAATCCTATTCGTAATCCTGAAAATGCTAGAAAACGTCGTGCTGTTGTCTTACGCCAAATGGAAAAATATGGTTTTATCACAAAGCAGCAATTTGATTCACTGAATAAATTGCCACTTTTGGATACGAGAAAATTTCAGATTCAGGATCATCGAACGGGGATTGCGCCTTATTTCAGAGAATACTTACGTATTTTAATGACAGCTAACGAGCCAAAACGGGAAGAGTTTACCAATGACTATGATTATCAGCTTGCCCTGAAAGAATGGGAAGAGAATCCACTGTATGGTTGGTGCAATAAAAACAAAAAACCTGATGGTTCTCCTTACAATCTTTATACTGATGGTTTGAGGATTTACACTACTATTGACACACGTATGCAAAAATATGCTGAAGAAGCTATCGCAGAACACTTAGGCAAAACACTTCAAAATCAGTTTGTCAGAGAAATTTCACGTCATCCTTATGCTCCTTTTACTGGTGCTTTGAATAAAAAAGATGTCGAAAAATTAATTGAACTCTCTAAAAAACGATCCGATCGTTACTTATCTATGAAAAGAGATGGGTATACTGATGAACAGATTGATTCGGCTTTTCTTACTCCAATTCCCATGCGTGTTTTTTCTTGGCGAGGCGAGAAAGATACGACGATGTCCCCACTCGATTCTATAAAATACTATAAATGGTTTCTGAGAGCCGGTTTTCTTGCCATAGAACCTCAAACAGGCCATGTTAAAGCTTATGTAGGAGGTCTGAATTATAAATACTTCAAGTATGATCATGTAACCAAAAGTAGGCGACAAGTTGGCTCAACATTTAAACCATTTGTTTATGCTACTGTTTTTGCCGATGGACAATTCAATCCGTGTAGTCGTGTTCCTTTACTTCCTGTTACGATAGATCTTGGTAATGGTGAAACATGGACTCCTAAAAACTCAGGAGAAGTCAAAGAGGGTGAAATCGTTGACCTCAGATATGCGTTAGCAGGTTCTATCAATTGGGTTTCGGCATACCTCATGAAAAACACAAGTCCAGAAGCTGTTATACGCCTTGCTCGCAAAATGGGAATCAAAAGCTATATTCCTCCTGTTTACGCAATTTGCCTGGGAGTTCCTGAATTAACCTTGTATGAGATGGTTTCAGCTCAGACGACCTATGCTAACAGAGGAATTTATACTGAACCTATAATTGTTACTCGTATTGAAGATAAATTTGGTAATGTATTGGCTGAGTTTAGACCAAAGCATACTGAAGCAATGAGTGAAGAAACTGCTTATATGATGGTAGAGCTTATGAAAGGTGTGGTTGATTATGGAACTGGTGGACGCATACGAACAGTGTATGGGATTAAATATCCTGTCGCTGGAAAAACAGGTACAACTGACAACAACAGCGATGGATGGTTTATGGGTATTACACCTGGATTGGTGGCTGGATGTTGGGTTGGAGGCGAAGACATGCAAATTCATTTTTTGAGTACCGCTCTCGGACAAGGAGCCAATATGGCTTTGCCAGTATGGGCAATATTTATGAAAAAAGTATACAACGATCGTTCTCTTAACATACCAACTTCAGATTTTGAAAAACCAGCAAGACTTCGAGTTGATTTAGATTGTGTTTCCGAGAAAAAAAGCCCCGAAAAGCCAAACAAAAATAAAAGTAAGGATATTTTTCAATAA
- a CDS encoding HAD-IIIA family hydrolase, protein MPAQLDILISWNITREWTLFLDRDGVINRRIIGGYVVVPDQFEFLPNVFEALNLASSIFDKIIVVTNQQGVGKKLMTEQDLEVIHSYMIDKIEQHGGKITKIYYCTHLVEEQSLYRKPEPGMAYRAKKDFRDIQFSRSIMVGDTKEDMQFARNAKMKAVFIGNPHEIELSRHLYDLYYPDLYSFVKEVKWAVKR, encoded by the coding sequence ATGCCTGCCCAACTTGACATATTGATTTCATGGAATATCACGCGAGAATGGACTTTATTTCTTGATAGAGATGGTGTTATTAATCGAAGAATAATTGGAGGATATGTTGTAGTTCCTGATCAATTTGAATTTCTTCCTAATGTATTTGAAGCATTAAATTTAGCATCTAGTATTTTCGATAAAATCATTGTAGTGACTAATCAACAAGGAGTGGGTAAAAAGCTGATGACAGAACAAGACTTAGAGGTTATACATTCTTATATGATTGATAAGATCGAACAACATGGGGGCAAAATCACTAAGATCTATTACTGCACACACTTGGTCGAGGAACAAAGTCTTTATAGAAAGCCAGAACCAGGTATGGCATATCGAGCCAAAAAAGATTTTCGAGATATTCAGTTTTCTCGTTCAATCATGGTTGGAGATACCAAAGAAGATATGCAATTTGCTCGAAACGCGAAGATGAAGGCTGTTTTTATAGGAAATCCTCACGAAATTGAACTATCACGACATCTTTATGACTTGTATTATCCGGATTTGTATAGTTTTGTGAAAGAAGTAAAATGGGCTGTAAAAAGATAG
- a CDS encoding S8 family serine peptidase, translating to MKTNFLVTLLFFFLQVFTQSGGYYRVVFKDKNNTPYSLSHPEQFLSQRAIARRQKFNIPIDHRDLPIVPSYITEIQQLGAILHNKSKWFNSAVFFVPDTNLLSQIRQKTFVQSITFLKPQNPVKNNKRRGSQSVILDHWATTVYEASLFASEQNEARINYDYGFAFTQNALLAVDYLHGNGFTGKGMVIAVLDAGFFKVNELTIFDSLRNSGRLLGTKDFVNPGGDVFAQSTHGMAVLSLMAGNVPGKLIGTAPHASYWLLRSEDANSEYLIEEDNWVAAAEFADSVGADIINSSLGYTTFDDSLQDHTYQDMDGNTTLVTQAADIAASKGILVFNSAGNSGNNEWYYIGAPADADSIISVGAVDLNGVLAYFSSRGPTYDGRIKPTVCAPGHMVYAVTASDDVEQGSGTSFSSPILAGAVACLWQGFPEKRNTDMIDVVIKSAHKYTNPDNDYGYGIPNLAIASLLLGGQDFSLTSEKLAVFAYPNPFDEEINLIVYSNKKADLDVQILNSQGKVVFQTTFKTIVGYNYYYLTFLNNRKLNRAGTYFLKVSDSYRLAETKLIKK from the coding sequence ATGAAAACAAATTTTTTAGTTACATTATTATTTTTCTTTTTACAAGTATTTACTCAATCAGGTGGATACTATCGTGTTGTTTTTAAAGATAAAAATAACACTCCCTATTCTTTGAGTCACCCTGAACAATTTTTGTCTCAGAGAGCAATAGCACGGCGTCAAAAATTTAATATCCCAATAGATCATCGGGATTTACCTATTGTACCGTCTTATATTACGGAAATTCAGCAACTAGGTGCGATTCTACATAACAAAAGTAAGTGGTTCAATTCAGCTGTTTTCTTTGTACCAGATACCAACTTGCTCTCCCAGATTCGCCAGAAGACGTTCGTCCAGTCGATTACCTTTCTTAAACCTCAGAATCCTGTAAAAAACAACAAGCGACGTGGCTCACAGAGTGTAATACTTGATCATTGGGCCACAACGGTCTATGAAGCTTCTCTTTTCGCTAGCGAACAAAATGAAGCTCGGATCAATTATGATTATGGCTTTGCTTTCACTCAGAATGCTTTACTTGCTGTTGATTATTTACATGGGAATGGTTTTACCGGAAAAGGTATGGTTATAGCTGTCTTGGATGCTGGCTTTTTTAAAGTCAACGAATTAACTATTTTTGATAGCTTAAGAAACAGTGGTAGGCTATTAGGGACAAAGGATTTTGTCAATCCCGGGGGGGATGTTTTTGCTCAAAGTACCCATGGCATGGCAGTATTATCTCTCATGGCTGGTAACGTGCCAGGAAAATTGATAGGTACAGCACCGCATGCAAGTTATTGGTTGCTGCGGTCTGAAGATGCTAATTCCGAATACCTGATCGAGGAAGACAATTGGGTTGCTGCTGCAGAATTTGCAGACAGTGTGGGAGCCGATATTATTAATTCTTCTTTAGGATACACTACTTTTGATGATAGTCTGCAAGATCATACTTATCAAGACATGGATGGGAATACAACTCTGGTAACACAAGCTGCAGATATAGCTGCAAGTAAAGGCATACTTGTTTTTAATTCGGCTGGTAATAGTGGTAATAATGAATGGTACTATATAGGTGCTCCTGCTGATGCTGATAGTATTATTAGTGTTGGTGCAGTCGACTTAAATGGGGTTTTGGCTTATTTTTCGTCACGAGGGCCGACATACGACGGCCGGATTAAACCAACAGTTTGTGCCCCAGGGCACATGGTTTATGCTGTTACTGCCTCAGATGACGTTGAACAAGGAAGTGGAACTTCGTTTTCATCTCCCATTCTTGCTGGGGCAGTGGCTTGCTTGTGGCAAGGTTTCCCTGAAAAAAGAAATACTGATATGATCGATGTCGTGATTAAATCTGCCCATAAATACACTAACCCAGATAATGATTATGGCTATGGAATACCTAATTTAGCAATTGCTTCCTTATTACTTGGTGGGCAAGATTTCTCTCTTACCAGTGAAAAACTAGCTGTTTTTGCGTACCCCAACCCTTTTGATGAAGAAATTAATTTGATCGTTTACTCTAATAAAAAAGCTGATTTGGACGTGCAAATATTGAATTCTCAGGGTAAGGTCGTATTTCAGACCACTTTTAAAACCATTGTAGGTTATAATTATTATTATTTAACTTTTTTAAACAACAGAAAACTCAATCGTGCGGGCACTTATTTCCTTAAAGTATCTGATTCGTATCGTTTGGCTGAAACAAAGCTAATTAAAAAATAA